One genomic region from Streptomyces sp. NBC_01304 encodes:
- a CDS encoding acyl-CoA dehydrogenase — protein MDLTYTEEEEEFRARLREWLGKVLPGLPPKPDPADWPARRRHDAGWQRMLYDAGYAGLHWPVDAGGRGATPTQHLIYLEETERAGAPYVGANFVGLLHAGPTIAAEGTAEQRARWLPPVLCGDEMWCQGFSEPDAGSDLASLRTKAVRDGDEYVVTGSKIWTSHAEVADWCELLVRTEPISAEVPKHRGISWLAMPMDAPGVTIRPLRTLAGSTEFAEMFLDEVRVPVGNRVGDENDGWRVTMVTLSFERGTAFVGEVVACRRTLGQLAAEARKNGRWDDPVIRRKLGRLNAELSALWRLTQWNVSEAQASGGVPGIGGSVFKLRYSHARQELYDTAAEVLGPDSLDLAREWNLDRLSSLSYTIAAGTSQIQQNIVAERILGLPKGR, from the coding sequence ATGGACCTCACCTACACCGAGGAAGAGGAAGAGTTCCGGGCGCGGCTGCGGGAGTGGCTCGGGAAGGTCCTTCCCGGGCTGCCGCCCAAGCCCGACCCCGCCGACTGGCCCGCGCGCCGGCGCCATGACGCGGGCTGGCAGCGGATGTTGTACGACGCCGGGTACGCGGGACTGCACTGGCCGGTCGACGCGGGCGGGCGCGGGGCGACCCCCACCCAGCACCTGATCTACCTGGAGGAGACGGAGCGGGCCGGGGCGCCCTACGTCGGGGCGAACTTCGTGGGGCTGCTGCACGCGGGCCCCACCATCGCCGCCGAGGGCACGGCCGAGCAGCGGGCGCGCTGGCTGCCGCCCGTGCTGTGCGGGGACGAGATGTGGTGCCAGGGGTTCAGCGAACCGGACGCCGGATCGGACCTCGCGTCGCTGCGTACGAAGGCCGTGCGCGACGGGGACGAGTACGTCGTCACCGGGTCGAAGATCTGGACCTCGCACGCCGAAGTCGCCGACTGGTGCGAGCTGTTGGTGCGCACCGAGCCCATCAGTGCCGAGGTGCCCAAGCACCGCGGGATCTCGTGGCTCGCGATGCCGATGGACGCGCCAGGGGTGACCATCCGGCCGCTGCGTACGCTCGCGGGCTCCACGGAGTTCGCCGAGATGTTCCTCGACGAGGTGCGGGTGCCGGTCGGCAACCGGGTCGGGGACGAGAACGACGGCTGGCGCGTGACCATGGTGACCTTGTCGTTCGAGCGGGGCACCGCCTTCGTGGGGGAGGTGGTGGCCTGTCGGCGGACGCTTGGTCAACTCGCCGCCGAGGCAAGGAAGAACGGGCGTTGGGACGACCCGGTCATCAGGCGAAAGCTGGGCCGCCTGAACGCCGAACTCAGCGCGCTGTGGCGGCTCACCCAGTGGAACGTCAGCGAGGCGCAGGCCTCCGGCGGCGTGCCCGGGATCGGCGGCTCCGTCTTCAAGCTGCGCTACTCGCACGCGCGGCAGGAGCTGTACGACACGGCGGCGGAGGTCCTCGGGCCCGACTCGCTCGACCTGGCGCGCGAGTGGAACCTCGACCGGCTGTCGTCGCTGTCGTACACGATCGCGGCCGGTACGTCGCAGATCCAGCAGAACATCGTGGCCGAGCGGATCCTCGGTCTGCCGAAGGGGCGCTGA
- a CDS encoding acyl-CoA dehydrogenase family protein, which produces MDFQLSDDQRALKAGVRELLEGRFGRDALRAAVDSPSLDRELWRELGEAGFFALRLPEAEGGVGLGLPEAVLAFEEAGRVLLPGPLVATHLAAGSVEGAASGTVVVTDVDESGLVPWLEFADVVRGDASGAVPTSSVDPLTPLHKVPTAVGVPDGAVAALLTAAEQLGSAARTTEMAVQYAGERQQFGQPIGAFQAVKHLCAQMLVRAEVARSAVYAAAVTGDRLEIAGAKLLADDAAVRNARDCLQVHGGMGFTWEADVHLHLKRAWVRAEFGGSAAQAEEELAAAL; this is translated from the coding sequence GTGGACTTTCAACTGTCGGACGATCAGCGGGCGTTGAAGGCCGGAGTGCGGGAGCTGCTCGAAGGTCGCTTCGGGCGGGATGCCCTGCGGGCCGCGGTGGATTCGCCGTCCCTGGACCGGGAGCTGTGGCGGGAGCTCGGCGAGGCCGGGTTCTTCGCGCTCCGGTTGCCGGAGGCGGAGGGCGGGGTGGGGCTCGGGCTTCCCGAGGCGGTGTTGGCCTTCGAGGAGGCGGGGCGGGTGCTGTTGCCCGGGCCGTTGGTGGCGACTCACCTCGCGGCGGGCTCTGTCGAAGGCGCTGCCTCCGGGACCGTGGTGGTCACTGACGTGGACGAGTCCGGGCTGGTTCCCTGGTTGGAGTTCGCCGATGTCGTACGTGGTGACGCGTCCGGTGCCGTGCCGACGAGCTCGGTAGACCCGCTCACGCCGCTCCATAAGGTGCCCACAGCGGTAGGGGTACCGGATGGCGCTGTGGCCGCCCTGCTCACCGCCGCCGAGCAGCTCGGCAGTGCTGCTCGTACCACCGAGATGGCCGTCCAGTACGCCGGTGAGCGTCAGCAATTCGGGCAGCCCATCGGGGCGTTCCAAGCCGTGAAGCATCTCTGTGCGCAGATGCTCGTGCGGGCCGAGGTGGCCCGCAGTGCGGTGTACGCGGCCGCTGTCACCGGGGACCGCCTTGAGATCGCGGGGGCCAAGTTGCTCGCCGACGATGCCGCCGTGCGCAATGCGCGGGACTGTCTGCAGGTGCACGGCGGGATGGGGTTCACCTGGGAGGCCGACGTACATCTGCATCTGAAGCGCGCGTGGGTGCGGGCCGAGTTCGGCGGGTCGGCGGCGCAGGCGGAGGAGGAGCTTGCGGCGGCGCTGTGA
- a CDS encoding ATP-binding protein, protein MQVLQVQLEVGADPAEVGRARRWARSRLAGSGIEADEPLAETLVLLISELVTNAVVHTGCPAVLRMLLLGNGDVAEESSPDTVRVEVADSSARPPRPRHAEGDETNGRGLELVDGLADRWGWQPEGAGKSIWCEVDRESASVHRSEPVGVIAFPA, encoded by the coding sequence GTGCAGGTGCTTCAGGTTCAGCTGGAGGTCGGGGCCGATCCCGCAGAGGTGGGGCGTGCCCGGAGGTGGGCCAGGTCGCGGCTCGCTGGTTCCGGTATAGAGGCCGATGAGCCACTGGCGGAGACGCTGGTCCTGCTCATCTCTGAACTTGTCACCAACGCCGTGGTGCACACGGGCTGTCCGGCCGTTCTGCGGATGCTGCTGCTCGGCAATGGCGATGTGGCCGAGGAGTCCTCCCCGGACACGGTGCGCGTCGAGGTCGCCGACTCCAGCGCCCGGCCGCCCCGGCCGCGGCACGCGGAGGGCGACGAGACGAACGGCCGGGGCCTCGAACTCGTCGACGGTCTCGCCGACCGCTGGGGCTGGCAGCCCGAGGGTGCCGGCAAGAGCATCTGGTGCGAGGTGGACCGGGAGTCTGCGAGCGTCCACCGCTCGGAGCCCGTCGGCGTCATCGCCTTCCCCGCGTAA
- a CDS encoding cyclase family protein, protein MGLPPEFHDIAKRINNWGRWGADDEIGTLNLITDDVVRAAAAEIRTGRRIPLALPLQEDGVQTGLIEGRVNAEHTQFQINQEIFGEGTVACSDDAVTMGLQAGTHWDALTHVSHSGKIYNGRPASSITPDGGAEFSGIDKARHIVSRGVLLDVAAAKGLDRLPGDHAVTPEDLEEAEEFGGVQVRAGDIVLVRTGQIQQYRAGDKHAYSFPSPGLSIRTPEWFHARDVAAVANDTLTFEIFPPEIEDLWLPVHALDLVEMGMLQGQNWDLEELSTACAQESHYSFLLSAMPEPFVGATGTPVAPIAVL, encoded by the coding sequence ATGGGACTGCCGCCCGAGTTCCACGACATCGCCAAGCGCATCAACAACTGGGGCCGCTGGGGCGCCGACGACGAGATCGGCACGCTGAACCTGATCACCGATGACGTCGTACGCGCGGCCGCAGCCGAGATCAGGACCGGCCGCCGCATCCCGCTCGCGCTCCCCCTCCAGGAGGACGGCGTACAGACGGGCCTGATCGAGGGCCGGGTGAACGCGGAGCACACCCAGTTCCAGATCAACCAGGAGATATTCGGCGAAGGCACGGTGGCCTGCAGCGACGACGCCGTGACGATGGGCCTGCAGGCGGGCACCCACTGGGACGCCCTGACCCATGTCTCCCACTCGGGCAAGATCTACAACGGCCGCCCCGCGAGCTCCATCACCCCTGACGGCGGGGCCGAGTTCAGCGGCATCGACAAGGCACGGCACATCGTCTCGCGGGGCGTACTGCTCGACGTGGCGGCGGCGAAGGGCCTCGACCGGCTGCCGGGAGACCATGCCGTCACCCCCGAAGACCTGGAAGAGGCCGAGGAGTTCGGGGGCGTACAGGTGCGCGCCGGCGACATCGTCCTCGTACGCACCGGGCAGATCCAGCAGTACCGGGCCGGCGACAAGCACGCGTACAGCTTCCCGTCCCCCGGTCTGTCGATCCGCACGCCCGAGTGGTTCCACGCGCGCGACGTGGCCGCGGTCGCCAATGACACCCTGACCTTCGAGATCTTCCCGCCGGAGATCGAGGACCTGTGGCTGCCGGTGCACGCCCTGGATCTGGTCGAGATGGGGATGCTGCAGGGTCAGAACTGGGATCTCGAAGAGTTGTCCACAGCCTGTGCACAGGAGTCTCACTACTCGTTCCTGCTGTCGGCCATGCCCGAGCCGTTCGTCGGCGCCACGGGAACGCCGGTCGCGCCGATCGCCGTCCTCTAG
- a CDS encoding SDR family NAD(P)-dependent oxidoreductase, whose amino-acid sequence MGNFLAGKVVAVTGAGRGIGRAVALAAAAEGAKVIVNDYGVSIEGGEPTSEVAESVVKEIVAAGGSAVAVADDISTMAGGQRIVDTALAEFGRIDGVVCVAGILRERMLFNMSEEEWDPVVATHLKGTFTVFRAAAAVMRKQGSGTLIGFTSGNHQGSVAQANYSAAKGGIISLVRSAALGLNKYGVTANAVAPVARTRMSANVPMELKEIGEPEDVAALVVYLLSERARAEEITGQVYTIAGPKIAVWAQPRELRAGYADGAWTPEKIADFLPGTVGVDPMPMLAQLKAMAEAAAKKDRPNA is encoded by the coding sequence GTGGGGAACTTCTTGGCAGGCAAGGTCGTCGCCGTCACCGGGGCCGGTCGAGGCATCGGCCGGGCCGTGGCGCTCGCGGCTGCCGCCGAGGGCGCGAAGGTCATCGTCAATGACTACGGCGTGTCCATCGAGGGTGGCGAGCCGACGAGTGAGGTCGCCGAGTCGGTGGTCAAAGAGATCGTCGCGGCGGGAGGTTCGGCCGTCGCGGTCGCCGATGACATTTCGACCATGGCCGGTGGGCAGCGGATCGTGGATACCGCGCTCGCGGAGTTCGGGCGCATCGACGGGGTGGTGTGCGTTGCCGGGATCCTGCGGGAGCGGATGCTCTTCAACATGTCCGAGGAGGAGTGGGACCCGGTGGTCGCCACTCACCTGAAGGGCACCTTCACCGTCTTCCGGGCTGCCGCCGCCGTCATGCGCAAGCAGGGCTCGGGGACCTTGATCGGGTTCACGAGCGGCAATCACCAAGGGTCGGTGGCGCAGGCCAACTACTCGGCTGCCAAGGGCGGGATCATCTCGCTGGTGCGTAGCGCTGCGCTGGGCTTGAACAAGTACGGGGTCACCGCCAATGCGGTGGCGCCTGTCGCTCGTACTCGGATGTCGGCGAATGTTCCGATGGAGTTGAAGGAGATCGGGGAGCCGGAGGATGTGGCTGCCCTGGTGGTGTATCTGCTCTCCGAGCGGGCTCGGGCCGAGGAGATCACTGGGCAGGTGTACACGATTGCGGGGCCGAAGATCGCGGTCTGGGCGCAGCCTCGTGAATTGCGGGCCGGGTACGCGGATGGGGCCTGGACGCCGGAGAAGATCGCGGACTTCCTGCCGGGGACGGTCGGGGTTGATCCGATGCCGATGCTGGCGCAGCTGAAGGCGATGGCTGAGGCTGCGGCCAAGAAGGATCGGCCCAACGCTTGA
- a CDS encoding acyl-CoA dehydrogenase family protein: MDFRFGPEDEAFRQEARAWLDEHLAGDFAAARGRGGPGSEHEGGEARRAWERELGKGGWIGLGWNAEFGNRVAGLTQQVVWAEEYARAKAPGRYGHIGENLLAPTLLAYGSEEQKARFLPPIARGEELWCQGYSEPDAGSDLAGLRTSAVRDGDTYRITGQKIWTSLAHDADWCFVLARTEEGSSRHHGLSFLLVPMDQPGRIEVRPIRQLTGTSEFNEVFFDGAVADAAHVVGGAGNGWGVAMGLLGFERGVSTLVQQIGFAEELALVVQDALEAGAVADPVVRERLVRQWAELRAMRFNALRTLGSSEPDAGAPSVAKLLWGSWHRRLGELAMQVRGVAAAIGPGDWSAQTPYELDAMQRLFLFTRADTIYGGSDEIQRNIIAERVLGLPKEPKGS; this comes from the coding sequence GTGGACTTCAGGTTCGGGCCTGAGGATGAGGCGTTTCGCCAAGAGGCGCGGGCCTGGCTCGATGAGCATCTCGCCGGGGACTTCGCCGCCGCCAGAGGAAGGGGCGGGCCCGGTAGCGAGCATGAGGGGGGCGAGGCCCGTAGGGCCTGGGAGCGGGAGTTGGGGAAGGGCGGGTGGATCGGGCTCGGGTGGAACGCCGAGTTCGGGAACAGGGTCGCCGGCCTGACGCAGCAAGTCGTCTGGGCCGAGGAGTACGCCCGCGCCAAGGCCCCGGGCCGGTACGGCCACATCGGGGAGAACCTGCTCGCCCCCACCCTCCTCGCGTACGGCAGTGAGGAGCAGAAGGCGCGCTTTCTGCCTCCCATCGCCCGCGGCGAGGAACTTTGGTGCCAGGGCTACAGCGAACCCGACGCCGGGTCGGATCTGGCGGGGCTGCGGACCTCGGCGGTCCGTGACGGGGACACGTACCGCATCACGGGGCAGAAGATCTGGACGAGCCTCGCGCACGACGCGGACTGGTGTTTCGTCCTGGCCAGGACCGAGGAGGGGTCGAGCCGGCACCACGGGCTCAGCTTCCTGCTGGTGCCGATGGATCAGCCGGGACGGATCGAAGTGCGGCCGATCCGGCAGCTCACGGGCACGAGTGAGTTCAATGAAGTGTTCTTCGACGGGGCCGTGGCCGACGCCGCCCACGTCGTCGGCGGCGCGGGCAACGGGTGGGGCGTCGCCATGGGGCTGCTCGGCTTCGAGCGGGGCGTGTCCACTCTGGTGCAGCAGATCGGGTTCGCGGAGGAGCTTGCCCTGGTCGTGCAGGACGCCCTGGAGGCGGGGGCCGTGGCCGATCCAGTGGTGCGGGAGAGGCTCGTGCGGCAGTGGGCCGAGCTGCGGGCAATGCGGTTCAACGCCCTTCGTACGCTCGGGAGTTCGGAGCCAGATGCCGGGGCGCCGAGTGTGGCCAAGCTGCTCTGGGGGAGCTGGCATCGGCGGCTCGGGGAGCTCGCCATGCAGGTGCGCGGTGTCGCGGCCGCGATCGGGCCGGGGGACTGGTCCGCGCAGACGCCGTACGAACTCGATGCCATGCAGCGGCTGTTCCTGTTCACCCGGGCCGACACCATCTACGGCGGCTCGGACGAGATTCAGCGCAACATCATTGCCGAGCGCGTGCTCGGTCTGCCCAAGGAGCCCAAGGGGTCCTGA
- a CDS encoding Zn-dependent alcohol dehydrogenase, translating to MRGVIFDGKQPEVVDDLEIRDPGPGEVLVSIAAAGLCHSDLSVIDGTIPFPVPVVLGHEGAGVVEAVGAGVGHVAAGDHVALSTLASCGACADCDRGRPTMCRKAIGMPGRPFSRGGEKLFQFASNSAFAERTLVKAVQAVKIPSDIPLTSAALIGCGVLTGVGAVLNRAKVDRGDTVVVIGAGGIGLNVLQGARIAGATVIVAVDANPAKEGAARQFGATHFVDASAVADTSAAVKEVLPTGADHVFECVGNPKLIRQAVELLDRHGQAVLLGMTAPTVEASFLPAGMFLDKSILGCRYGSSRPQRDIPMYAELYRQGRLLLDELVTQTYPVEEFAKAAEDLHGGKVARGVLTF from the coding sequence ATGAGGGGCGTCATCTTTGACGGCAAGCAGCCCGAGGTGGTCGACGACCTGGAGATACGTGACCCGGGGCCGGGGGAAGTGCTCGTCTCGATCGCGGCCGCCGGGCTGTGCCACAGCGATCTGTCCGTGATCGACGGGACCATTCCGTTTCCGGTGCCGGTGGTGCTCGGGCACGAGGGTGCGGGCGTCGTCGAGGCGGTCGGGGCCGGGGTCGGGCACGTGGCGGCCGGGGACCATGTGGCCCTTTCCACGCTGGCGAGTTGTGGGGCCTGCGCCGACTGTGACCGGGGGCGGCCGACCATGTGCCGCAAGGCGATCGGGATGCCGGGGCGGCCGTTCTCACGGGGTGGGGAGAAGCTGTTCCAGTTCGCTTCGAACTCGGCCTTCGCCGAGCGGACGCTGGTGAAGGCCGTCCAGGCCGTGAAGATTCCGTCGGACATTCCGCTGACTTCTGCTGCCCTCATCGGGTGCGGGGTGCTGACCGGGGTCGGGGCCGTGCTCAATCGCGCCAAGGTCGATCGCGGGGACACGGTGGTCGTCATCGGGGCCGGCGGGATCGGGCTCAATGTGCTGCAAGGCGCACGGATCGCGGGGGCCACGGTGATCGTGGCGGTGGATGCGAATCCGGCGAAGGAGGGGGCGGCTCGGCAGTTCGGGGCGACGCACTTCGTGGATGCGTCCGCTGTGGCCGATACGTCGGCTGCGGTCAAGGAGGTCCTGCCGACCGGGGCCGATCATGTCTTTGAGTGCGTGGGGAATCCGAAGCTGATTCGACAGGCCGTCGAGCTGCTTGATCGGCACGGGCAGGCGGTGCTGCTCGGGATGACCGCGCCGACCGTCGAGGCGTCGTTCCTGCCGGCGGGGATGTTCTTGGACAAGTCCATCCTGGGATGCCGGTATGGGTCTTCGCGGCCTCAGCGGGACATTCCGATGTATGCGGAGCTGTATCGGCAGGGGCGGTTGCTGCTCGATGAGTTGGTCACTCAGACCTATCCGGTCGAGGAGTTCGCGAAGGCTGCGGAGGATTTGCATGGGGGGAAGGTGGCGCGTGGGGTTCTGACGTTTTAG
- a CDS encoding MFS transporter has protein sequence MSLRAYRDVLTRPVLTWSGVAVGARMPVAMAPLAVVFLVRERPGGYTLGALLAAVYVLGEIVGAPLLGMRLKAERARPALAGGLAVGAAGFGALGVFPGAHPVLLAAFAFIAGAGPAAAPGGLRALLTSLVPERVVTQALSYETTLTFAIWAISPAAVAGLALSLDPRLPLLLGAVLMAAGCAGMWRLPVGWEKEAAEPGGESMVRTVARAWPVFVTGAASLSLLGLAELILPALLEQRGIGVGWAGPLLAGFAVGSGVGAFLYGLRGSWPGSLPVQSLVLMCSVSGCVVLVAVLPSGVLIGIMLGIAGVLQAGSMMTRQLTLRAVLPSSALAAAYSVMYAAVGAGYAAAGTLSGALLKVTSPSLAILAGVGLTVVLTVVGAVGERATRGGRGKEIPLPAPSRKPDGTSGAAAPGPLPGSRPSASSSNAGRAE, from the coding sequence ATGTCCCTGCGCGCGTACCGAGACGTACTTACCCGACCCGTCCTGACCTGGAGCGGCGTGGCCGTGGGGGCGCGGATGCCGGTGGCCATGGCGCCGCTCGCCGTGGTGTTTCTCGTGCGGGAGCGGCCCGGGGGATACACGCTGGGCGCGCTGCTCGCCGCCGTGTACGTGCTCGGCGAGATCGTCGGCGCCCCGCTGCTCGGCATGCGGCTCAAGGCCGAGCGGGCCCGGCCCGCGCTCGCCGGGGGACTGGCGGTGGGGGCCGCGGGGTTCGGGGCGCTCGGGGTGTTCCCCGGCGCGCATCCCGTCCTGCTCGCCGCCTTCGCGTTCATAGCCGGGGCCGGGCCGGCCGCCGCGCCCGGTGGACTGCGGGCCCTGCTCACCTCGTTGGTGCCCGAGCGGGTCGTGACGCAGGCGCTGAGTTACGAGACGACCCTGACCTTCGCGATCTGGGCGATCTCCCCGGCCGCCGTCGCCGGGCTCGCCCTCTCCCTGGATCCCCGTCTGCCGCTGCTGCTCGGCGCCGTGCTCATGGCCGCCGGGTGCGCGGGGATGTGGCGCCTGCCCGTCGGCTGGGAGAAGGAGGCCGCCGAACCGGGCGGCGAGTCGATGGTGCGGACCGTGGCGCGGGCCTGGCCGGTGTTCGTCACCGGCGCCGCCTCGCTCTCCCTGCTCGGCCTCGCCGAACTGATCCTCCCCGCCCTCCTTGAGCAGCGCGGCATCGGTGTCGGCTGGGCGGGGCCGTTGCTGGCCGGGTTCGCCGTCGGGTCGGGGGTCGGGGCGTTCCTGTACGGGCTGCGCGGGTCGTGGCCGGGGAGCCTGCCCGTGCAGTCGCTGGTGCTGATGTGTTCCGTGTCGGGGTGTGTGGTGCTGGTGGCCGTGCTGCCCTCGGGAGTGCTCATCGGGATCATGCTCGGCATCGCCGGGGTGCTGCAGGCCGGATCGATGATGACGCGGCAGCTCACGTTGCGGGCCGTGCTGCCGTCGAGCGCGCTCGCTGCGGCGTACTCCGTGATGTACGCGGCTGTGGGTGCGGGGTATGCCGCCGCGGGGACCCTGTCCGGGGCGCTGCTGAAGGTGACTTCGCCGTCCCTGGCGATTCTGGCGGGGGTGGGGCTGACTGTTGTGCTGACGGTTGTCGGTGCGGTGGGGGAGCGGGCCACTCGGGGCGGGCGGGGCAAAGAGATTCCCCTCCCCGCCCCTTCCCGAAAGCCTGACGGCACCTCGGGGGCTGCCGCCCCCGGACCCCTGCCCGGATCACGGCCTTCGGCCTCGTCCTCAAACGCCGGACGGGCTGAATGA
- a CDS encoding GlxA family transcriptional regulator has product MATASTPPALPEPALPKRHRVVVLALDGLLPFELGIPHRIFGRAKDANGHKLYEIITCSVRPPGPVRTDSDFSIVVENGPEALATADTVVVPASYELGPVFEEGRLTDELAAALAHIRPGTRLVSICTGGYVLAAAGYLDGRRATTHWHHAEHFQELFPKIEVDADVLFIDDGDVLTSAGVAAGVDLCLHLVRRDHGTAVANYVARYTVVPPHRDGGQAQYVERPVPEPQLATTTAARAWALGRLHEPIQLRDMAEQESMSVRTFTRRFREEVGISPGQWLTQQRVERARHLLESSDLSMDQVARDAGFGTAQSMRQHVQGALGVTPTAYRRTFKSSPSGV; this is encoded by the coding sequence ATGGCCACCGCGTCCACTCCCCCCGCCCTCCCGGAGCCCGCCCTCCCGAAGCGCCACCGTGTCGTCGTCCTCGCCCTCGACGGCCTGCTCCCCTTCGAACTCGGCATCCCGCACCGCATCTTCGGCCGGGCGAAAGACGCGAACGGGCACAAGCTGTACGAAATCATCACGTGCTCCGTCCGCCCGCCCGGCCCCGTCCGCACCGACTCGGACTTCTCGATCGTGGTCGAGAACGGGCCGGAGGCACTGGCCACCGCGGACACGGTCGTCGTCCCGGCCTCGTACGAGCTGGGTCCGGTCTTCGAGGAGGGCCGCCTCACCGACGAACTCGCCGCCGCACTGGCCCACATCAGGCCGGGCACCCGGCTCGTCTCGATCTGCACGGGCGGATACGTACTCGCCGCGGCCGGATACCTCGACGGCCGGCGCGCGACCACGCACTGGCACCACGCGGAGCACTTCCAGGAGCTCTTCCCGAAGATCGAGGTCGACGCGGACGTCCTGTTCATCGACGACGGCGACGTACTGACCTCGGCCGGCGTCGCCGCGGGCGTCGACCTCTGTCTGCACCTGGTGCGCCGCGACCACGGCACGGCGGTCGCCAACTACGTGGCCCGCTACACGGTCGTGCCCCCGCACCGCGACGGCGGCCAGGCCCAGTACGTCGAACGCCCGGTCCCCGAGCCCCAGTTGGCCACCACGACGGCCGCCAGGGCCTGGGCGCTCGGCCGCCTCCACGAGCCGATCCAGCTGCGCGACATGGCCGAGCAGGAGTCGATGTCGGTACGCACCTTCACCCGCCGCTTCCGCGAGGAGGTCGGCATCAGCCCGGGCCAGTGGCTCACCCAGCAGCGCGTGGAGCGGGCCCGCCACTTGCTTGAGTCGAGCGACCTGTCGATGGACCAGGTGGCCCGGGACGCGGGCTTCGGAACGGCGCAGTCGATGCGGCAGCACGTGCAGGGGGCGCTGGGGGTGACGCCGACGGCGTACCGGCGAACCTTCAAGTCCAGCCCGTCCGGGGTGTGA
- a CDS encoding MFS transporter, which translates to MVDVTQTTEAQDAARDVAAEVPADAQEPQVAGRTEGRIHRAWYVAAVTFVTILGAAAFRALPGLLIDPLHQEFHWSRGTIGFAVSVNLALYGLTAPFAAALMDRFGIRRVVALALTVIAIGTGLTLWMTAAWQLILYWGVLVGLGSGSMALAFAATVTNRWFTEKRGLVTGILTAAGASGQLVFLPLLSWMVTEHGWHPAAITVALTALAVVPFVWLLLRDHPADVGLAPYGAEEFVPKPPPAVGAARRTVKVLFSAARTGPFWLLAGTFAICGASTNGLIQTHFVPAAHDHGMPMQAAASLLAVIGVADVAGTIFSGWLTDRFDSRRLLAAYYSLRGISLLFLPMLLVQGAGDVRPPMIFFIVFYGLDWVATVPPTLALCREHYGEDSAIVFGWVLASHQVGAAIVAFLGGVARDNFGSYDVVWYTSGALCAAAALMAVVIRKGRRAEELAVTAA; encoded by the coding sequence ATGGTTGACGTGACGCAGACAACCGAAGCCCAGGACGCAGCCCGGGACGTAGCCGCGGAAGTACCCGCAGACGCGCAGGAACCGCAGGTCGCGGGCCGGACCGAGGGGCGTATCCACCGCGCCTGGTACGTGGCCGCCGTGACCTTCGTGACGATCCTCGGCGCCGCCGCCTTCCGTGCCCTTCCCGGCCTTCTCATCGACCCGCTGCACCAGGAGTTCCACTGGTCGCGCGGCACGATCGGCTTCGCCGTCTCCGTCAATCTCGCGCTGTACGGACTCACCGCACCGTTCGCCGCCGCGCTGATGGACCGCTTCGGCATACGTCGCGTCGTCGCGCTCGCCCTCACCGTCATCGCGATCGGCACCGGGCTCACCCTGTGGATGACGGCCGCCTGGCAGCTCATCCTGTACTGGGGCGTCCTCGTCGGCCTCGGCTCCGGCTCGATGGCACTGGCCTTCGCGGCGACCGTCACCAACCGGTGGTTCACCGAGAAGCGCGGCCTGGTCACCGGCATCCTCACCGCCGCCGGCGCCTCCGGGCAGCTGGTCTTCCTACCGCTGCTCTCCTGGATGGTCACCGAGCACGGCTGGCACCCGGCCGCGATCACGGTCGCGCTGACCGCACTCGCCGTCGTGCCCTTCGTGTGGCTGCTGCTTCGCGACCACCCGGCGGACGTGGGGCTAGCGCCTTACGGGGCCGAGGAGTTCGTGCCCAAGCCTCCGCCGGCCGTGGGCGCCGCGCGGCGTACCGTCAAGGTTCTCTTCTCGGCCGCCAGGACCGGCCCCTTCTGGCTCCTCGCAGGCACCTTCGCGATCTGTGGCGCCTCGACCAACGGCCTGATCCAGACCCACTTCGTGCCCGCCGCCCACGACCACGGCATGCCGATGCAGGCCGCGGCCTCGCTGCTCGCGGTGATCGGGGTCGCCGACGTCGCCGGCACGATCTTCTCGGGCTGGCTCACCGACCGCTTCGACTCGCGGCGCCTGCTCGCCGCGTACTACTCGCTGCGCGGCATCTCGCTGCTGTTCCTGCCGATGCTGCTCGTGCAGGGCGCCGGGGACGTCCGGCCGCCGATGATCTTCTTCATCGTCTTCTACGGCCTCGACTGGGTGGCCACGGTCCCGCCCACGCTCGCCCTCTGCCGTGAGCACTACGGCGAGGACTCGGCGATCGTCTTCGGCTGGGTCCTCGCCTCGCACCAGGTGGGCGCGGCGATCGTCGCCTTCCTCGGCGGGGTGGCGCGGGACAACTTCGGGTCGTACGACGTGGTCTGGTACACGTCGGGCGCGCTGTGCGCCGCGGCCGCGCTGATGGCCGTCGTCATCCGTAAGGGCAGGCGTGCGGAGGAACTGGCGGTCACTGCCGCGTAG